In Humulus lupulus chromosome 6, drHumLupu1.1, whole genome shotgun sequence, a single genomic region encodes these proteins:
- the LOC133784128 gene encoding mitogen-activated protein kinase kinase kinase 18-like, with product MEWTRGHPIGRGATSTVYLAADNNSGELLAVKSTDLCSCSVFLRKEQSFLSKLSSSYIVKYLGYLVTTDDDPNNCSPPTYNLCMEYMSGGTLSDEIRRRGGKLDESLIKLYTYQILQGLDYLHGNGLAHCDIKSRNILVGEEGVKIADLGCAKLVRRVDWIEDFDEGAASKFSGTPAFMAPEVTRGEEQGVEADIWALGCTVIEMATGSGPWPEMNDPASALYQIGYRNSVPELPSWLSEEAKDFLSKCLKRDSKERWTAKELVSHPFVQVSESHLGQYEAQTTSPSGVLDRDLWDLLEVSECSRNKELELDASFVSSAKERIKVLIGGDTFSCLPNRPNWGWRSDDHDDDDWFTVRSNDFEEDPVQDSTTTTYNSIIQEGEIVYTSLYDEMSLDYYYSVETISTNISNETSFVMTCNNANLQKEKKKKKSIFFPTTGCFSCFLLCYFHILNTLILFVSFFIFGFTFTCYVGGSKFSRNRGQFSLFSISVVIPKI from the coding sequence ATGGAGTGGACTAGAGGACACCCCATTGGCCGTGGAGCCACCTCCACAGTCTATCTCGCCGCTGACAACAATTCCGGTGAGCTATTAGCCGTGAAGTCTACAGATCTTTGTTCTTGTTCAGTTTTCTTGAGAAAAGAACAGagttttctttcaaaactaagcTCTTCTTACATTGTAAAGTACTTGGGTTATTTGGTCACTACTGATGATGATCCAAACAATTGTTCTCCTCCCACATACAATCTTTGCATGGAGTATATGTCAGGTGGAACGCTTTCCGATGAGATCAGACGGCGTGGAGGGAAGCTCGATGAGTCTCTGATCAAGCTCTACACGTATCAGATTCTCCAAGGTTTAGATTACCTTCACGGGAATGGACTAGCTCATTGTGATATCAAGAGCCGGAATATCTTGGTTGGTGAAGAGGGTGTCAAAATTGCTGATTTGGGCTGTGCTAAATTGGTGAGAAGAGTGGATTGGATCGAAGATTTCGACGAGGGGGCTGCATCGAAATTCTCCGGGACACCGGCTTTCATGGCACCGGAAGTGACGCGTGGGGAAGAACAGGGTGTTGAAGCTGACATATGGGCTTTAGGATGTACGGTCATTGAGATGGCCACTGGCAGTGGACCTTGGCCGGAGATGAATGACCCGGCATCGGCGCTTTATCAGATCGGATATCGCAATAGTGTACCAGAGCTTCCGAGCTGGCTTTCGGAGGAAGCAAAGGACTTCTTGAGCAAGTGTTTGAAGAGGGACTCAAAGGAGAGGTGGACAGCTAAGGAACTTGTTAGTCATCCATTTGTTCAAGTGTCGGAGTCTCATTTGGGACAGTATGAGGCCCAAACGACATCTCCTAGTGGCGTTTTGGATAGAGACTTGTGGGATCTGTTGGAAGTGTCAGAGTGTAGTAGGAACAAAGAGCTTGAACTTGATGCCTCTTTTGTGAGTTCAGCTAAGGAGAGGATCAAAGTTTTGATCGGTGGTGACACATTTTCTTGTCTTCCTAATAGACCTAATTGGGGTTGGAGGAGTGATgatcatgatgatgatgattggTTCACTGTTAGAAGCAATGATTTTGAAGAAGACCCCGTTCAGGATTCAACTACAACAACTTATAATTCAATTATTCAAGAAGGAGAGATTGTTTATACCTCATTGTATGATGAAATGTCattagattattattattctgtTGAAACAATTAGTACCAATATTAGTAATGAAACAAGTTTTGTTATGACATGTAATAATGCAAATctccaaaaggaaaaaaaaaaaaaaaagtcaatatTTTTTCCAACCACAGGGTGCTTTTCATGTTTTTTACTTTGTTATTTTCACATTCtcaatactttaattttatttgtttctttttttatttttgggttCACATTCACGTGCTATGTTGGCGGTTCCAAATTTTCTAGAAATAGAGGTCAATTTTCTTTGTTCTCTATCTcggttgttatcccaaaaatttag